Part of the Ruegeria sp. AD91A genome, TGCTGCACTGTCCGCGGTCAGTGTGACCAACGCACCGTCGGGCAGTTTGCGCACGATCTCATGCAGGGTCGTTGCCGCAACTGTCGTGGCTCCTGCCTTTTCGACCTGTGCCGGGGCCTTGTCGACCACTTCGATATCCAGATCGGTCGCCCGAAACAGCGCCTGATCGCCTTCAGCTTCGATCAGCACATTGGCAAGTATGGGAATGGTATTGCGACGTTCCACAACGGATTGGGCCTGTGAAACGGCCTTAAGAAGGGTGCCGCGTTCGATGCTGATCTTCATACCCTCAGTTCCTCTGACTTGCGTACCGACATGGGCGGGACTGGCACGTTAGCGGTTCCACCCTGAGGCACAAGGATTTTTTACGGATTTCTGGGTCGGAATGTCCCAAGCGTCAAGGGCAGCGTGCCCGACAGGCATCAGTTCTGATCCAACCGTGGATTAATGCGCACAAGAAACCGCCCCGGGCCCGAGGATCCGGGGCGGTTTCTTGCATTGCAGGCGCGGATCAGGCTTCTAGCGACCGGCGCAGCATTTCCACATCTTCAGCGATCTGACCATCGGTCAGCTTCAGCTCTTCAATGCGCTTGACGCCGTGCATGACCGTCGTGTGATCGCGCCCGCCAAAACGGCGGCCAATCTCGGGCAGGGACCGGCTGGTCAACTGTTTGCACAGATACATAGCCACCTGACGCGGACGCGCGTAAGAACGCAGGCGCTTTGGGCCGATGATGTCGGAGAGGCGAATGTTGTAGTATTCAGACACCTTCCGCTGAATCTCTTCGACGGTGATCTTGCGCTCGGAGGCACGCAATACATCCGCCAGACAATCCTGGGTCAGTTCCATGTCGATCTCGCGGCCAACCAGTGACGCGAAAGCGAACAGACGGGTCAACGCGCCTTCGAGCACACGCACATTGGTCGAGATACGATGGGCCAGGAACTCCAGAACACCGTCGGCAATAGCCAGGTCAGGATAGGATGAGCTGTATTGCTGCACCTTGTTTTGCAGAATGCCCAGACGCAGTTCATAATCGGTCGGGTGCAGGTCGACCACCAGACCACATTGCAGACGGGATTTTACCCGATCTTCCAGATCCTTGATCTCACCCGGGGCGCGATCGGCCGAGATGATGATCTGCTTGTTCTGATCTACCAGCGCGTTGAATGTATGGAAAAACTCTTCCTGAGTGGAATCCTTGCCAGCGATGAACTGCACGTCGTCAACCATCAATACGTCAACCGAACGGAACAGGTGTTTGAAGTCCATCATCCGACGCTCGCGCAGGGCCTGCACGAACCGGTACATGAACTGTTCCGCCGACAGGTAAAGAACGTTCAGTTCCGGGTGTTTGGTTTTCAACTCCCATGCAATGGCGTGCATCAGGTGGGTCTTACCCAGACCCACACCGCCGTACAAAACCAGCGGATTGAAGGTCACCGGCCCGCCCTCGGATACCCGACGCGCGGCTGCATGGGCCAGTTCATTGGGCTTGCCGACTACAAAACTGTCAAAGGTAAAACGAGAATCCAGCGGTGCGGCCTGTAGCGATTCCAAGGCGTCCTGCGCTGTGTCCTGGTTCGGCGCGGTGACAGGTGCAGGCTGTGCCTCAGGTGCTGCATTGGCTGCATTGGCTGCAGGCTTCGGGCGCATCGGCGAGTTTGCTGCCACGCGGAAATCCAGACGCCGCACAGTTTCACCTGCGGTATTCAGTTCGTAAAGAATGAGGTCCGCAAAATTCTGGCTGACGTAATTGCCCATAAAATTGGTCGGCACGGAGAAAACCGCCACGCCATCCTGAAGCTCTTTAAATTCCAAAGGCTCGATCCAGGTCGTATAGTTGTTCCGACCGATGGCCTTCAGCAATTTGTTACGCAGTAGTCCCCATTTCTCTTGTGTCATTAAGCGCCTCACGCATCCCATTCTTATTGGCCTGTCAGCCTTATTCAGACGAAGCCGGTTTCCCGGTATTGTATTCACACGCAATAGGAATCCTGTCGTCAAACCAATTGGTTTGACGGGACTGTCCCGGAGTGCTCGGTAAACCCCATATCTGGCGCTCAAGAATAATAGAGCGTCCCGAAAATCGGGTTGCACGTCGCAATCTCAATTTTTAGACAGGGCCGAGATCACCGGGTATAACCCGGAAACCACGGCAGATCGGCAGCCTGGCTTGCGCCAGTCGTCGACAATTGTCCCCAGATCGTTCTGATGCCCGTCAGTTCAATCGGGTAAACAGCCTGTCCCCCCAAGCGAGTGAATCGCTGACATCAGTGGTAGCAATTCGAAGCGGGGCGCGGCAACGAAACTCTGATATTGACTCGGGTCTTTGGCCGAAAGAATCTCTCGGTTTCGTGAAGGCGCGGTTTTCTGGCAACACGAAAAAAGGCGTCGCAATGTGCGACGCCTTTCAGAATAGTTCAGCTTTTCTGACATGACGCGGGGTCACACGAAAGCTTAACCCAGCGCTTTGACTCGCGAGGACAGACGCGACATTTTGCGGGCCGCAGTGTTTTTGTGGAAGACACCTTTGGTGACGCCACGCATCAGCTCGGGCTGAGCCGCACGCAGGGCCGCGGTCGCCGCGTCCTTGTCGCCGGATGCGATCGCTTCTTCGACTCTCCGCAGATAGGTGCGGATGCGCGAACGACGTGCTTTGTTGATTGCGAAACGCTTTTCGTTCTGACGGGCGCGTTTCTTTGCCTGAGGCGAATTAGCCATGTGTCTCTGACCTTTTGTTCGGTACGGTTATCTAGGGTTGCGCGCCACGGACATATCCGCACCGGATCAGAAATCACGAGTGTGAGTCGGGCCAAGCGGGCCGCACGCGCATGTATAACGGCGTTCTTTACCCAAGTTTGGGGGGATTGCCAAGTTGATTCTTCACACCATGGCCGGATAAAAGGGGCGGGCTCAAGCCCACCCGCCATAGAGGTCCAGCGCGTTACTTGTCGCGGAATTGCGCCGTGCGCTTTTCGAGGAACGCGGCCATACCCTCTTTCTGATCTTCGGTTGCGAACATCGAATGGAAGACACGACGCTCGAACAGCATACCTTCGCTCAGCGGAAGCTCGTAGCTGCGGTTCACCGCTTCTTTCGCGGCCATCGCGGTCAGCTGAGACTTCTCGGCAATTTTCTGCGCTGCGCTCACAGCTTCTTCGATGAGCTTCTTGGCCGGCACTACCCTGCTCACGAGACCTGCGCGTTCAGCTTCGTCCGCATCCATGAAACGCCCCGTCAGGTTCATGTCCATCGATTTGGATTTACCCACAAACCGCGTCAGACGCTGACTTCCACCCAGGCCGGCAATGACGCCCAGATTGATCTCGGGCTGGCCAAACTTCGCGGTGTCCGCCGCGATGATGAAATCGCACAGCATGGCAAGTTCACATCCGCCGCCCAGCGCATAGCCTGCGACGGCCGCAATGATCGGCTTGCGAATCGCGGTCACACGATCATTTGCGTCGGCAAAAAGGTTGATGTTGTAGACGTCGACAAAACTCATCTCGGACATCTCCTTGATGTCCGCGCCGGCGGCAAAGGCCTTGTCCGAGCCGGTGATAACGATGCAGCGCACTTTGTCATTGCTGTCCGCATCTTCCAGCGCGGTGCAGAGCTCACCCAGCAACTGGGTGTTCAACGCGTTCAGCGCATCCGGTCGGTTGAGTTTTATAAGTGCGACGTGGTCTTCGATTTCGACGATGATCGTCTCAAAAGCCATGAGGAGAAAGCTTCCGGTTGTTCCGTTCAGGTACGATTCCTTACCACGCGAAAAACTTGGATCAAGCTATCTTTGGCATTGCGCACAATAGAAGGATGAGCGACCGGACTGGGTGATTCTCTTGATCGGCGCTCCGCACCCTTCGGTCCGGCAGGCCTCGCCCTCGCGGCCATAGACATCAAACTTGTGCTGAAAATATCCAAGTTCTCCATCGGCTTGGCGGAAATCCCGCAGCGAGGACCCACCGGCTTCTATGGCATCCTGCAACACCTGCCGGATGATCGGAACAAGCGCCGCCACGCGGGATGCAGAAATCTGTCCGGCTTTGCGACGTGGCGACACTCGGCCGCGATAAAGAGCTTCACAAACATAGATATTGCCCAGACCGGCAACGATTCCCTGATCCAGCAGGGCGGATTTGACAGGAGTGTTCTTGCCTTTGAACGCATCGATCAGGTGTTGGTCGTGAAAATCGTTGCCCAAGGGTTCAGGCCCCAGAACCGATAGCAGCTTGTGATCTTCGGCGTTGGCGGTTTGCAACAGGTCCATCGCGCCAAACCGGCGCGGATCGTTGAAGGTGATGCGCGCGCCATTGGCCATATGAAAGACCACATGGTCATGTTTTTGCACGGCGGGATGGTCATGGACGAACTGCCCCACCGGGTCGCCCGAAACCGTCATCCGCCCCGACATACCTAGGTGGATCAGCAACGTTTCACCGCTGCTGAGATCCGCCAGGATGTATTTCGACCGCCGCCGCAGCCGCTCCACCCGCTGCGCAGTCAACCGTTCGGCCATACGTTCGGGGAACGGCCAGCGCAGATCGGGGCGATTCACATCAGCCCGTTCGATCACGACCCCTTCCATCGCAGGACTCAGGCCGCGTCTTACTGTCTCGACCTCAGGTAATTCGGGCATTACAGGGCTCCTAATTCAAAGGGCCGCATTGTGCCCGCCTCTCTTGGCCCTATAACAGAGGCGAAATTCGACAAACGGCAAGGCAAATGTCCGACAACAGCGACAAGACCACTCATTTCGGTTTCGAAACCGTCCCCGAGGCCGAAAAGGCCGGGCGCGTTCAGGGCGTGTTCAACTCAGTTGCCTCGAAATATGACGTGATGAACGATGTCATGTCGATGGGCATCCACCGGGTCTGGAAAGACGCGATGATGGATTGGCTGGCCCCGCGCCCCGGTCAACGCCTGCTGGATGTGGCGGGCGGCACCGGAGACATCTCATTCCGGTTCCTCAAGCGCGCGGGTCATGGCCACGCCACCGTGCTGGACCTGACCGAGCCGATGCTCATTGAAGGCCGACAGCGCGCCGAGGCTGATCAGATGTCGGACAGCCTGAACTGGGTCGTGGGCGACGCCATGGCCCTGCCCTTCGAGGACAACACCTTTGACGTCTACACGATCTCGTTCGGCATTCGGAACGTCACCCGCCCGCAAGAAGCCCTGAACGAGGCTTACCGTGTGCTGAAACCCGGTGGCCGCCTGATGGTTCTGGAATTCAGCCAGCTGCCCAATGACGGGCTGCAGAAACTCTATGACCTCTACAGCTTCAACGTCATCCCGCGCATGGGGAAACTGATCGCCAATGACTATGACAGCTATCAGTATCTGGTCGAATCGATCCGAAATTTTCCCGATCAGGAGACGTTCCTGAACATGGTTCGCACTGCAGGCTTCGAGAACGCCAAATACCGCAACCTGAGCATGGGTATCGCCGCGCTGCACTCCGGCTGGAAAATCTAGATGCGCGGCCCCCACAATATCATTCGCCTGATCCGTACAGGCGCCACGTTAGAGCGCACGGGTGCCATGAATGTGGTGCTGGATGCGTTCGAAGCGCCGCGTGCAGTTCGCATTCTGGCTCACACTTTAGGCAAACCCTTTCAGTGGCTTGGTTATAAAGGCGACCCCGACATGCCGCCCGCCACGCGCGCACTGACCGCGCTGGGTCCTGCCTATATTAAATTCGGGCAAGTGCTTTCGACCCGCCCCGACGTCGTTGGAAATGAGCTGGCCGAGCAACTGCGCGTCCTGCAAGACAAGCTGCCCCCTTTCTCCAAAGCCGAGGCCATGGCCGAGGTCGAGAAAGAGCTGGGCCAACCGATCTCAGAGATGTTCAGCGATTTCAGCGAACCCATCGCTGCCGCCTCGATCGCTCAGGTCCACAAGGCCAAGCTGACCAGCACCGGAGAAGACGTGGCGGTCAAGGTCCTGCGTCCCAATATCGAACGCGCCTTCCGCAAGGATGTGGATGCGTTCTATTTCGCTGCCCGCATCGTCGATTTGTTTGCGCCTGGCGCACGCCGTCTGCGCCCGATGGAAGTGATCGAGCATTTCGACGGCGTGGTGCGCGGCGAACTGGACCTGCGCCTGGAAAGCGCCGCCGCCTCGGAATATGCCGCCAACACCAAGGACGACGCCGGCTTCTGGCTGCCGCCCGTTGTGTGGTCGCTGTCCGCGCGCCGCGTCATGACGCTCAGCTGGGCGGACGGGGTCGCGCTCGGTGACAATGATGCTCTGGATGCCGCAGGTCATAACCGCAACGATCTGGCCGAGCGTGTCCTGCGCCTGTTCCTTCTCCATGCTCTGCGCGACGGCTTTTTTCACGCCGACATGCACCAGGGCAACCTGAAGGTGGCCGCGAACGGAGATATCATAGCCTATGATTACGGCATCATGGGTCATATCGATGAATACACACGCCGGGTCTATGCCGAAATCCTGTTTGGCTTCATCCGCCGTGACTACAAACGCGTAGCCGAGGTGCATTTCGAAGCCGGCTATGTTCCCGCCAATCAGGACGTGGACGAGTTCGCCCGCGCTCTGCGGGCCGTGGGCGAGCCGATCTTCGGCATGGATGCCACACATATTTCCATGGGGCGGTTGCTGAGCTATCTGTTCGAAGTAACCGAACGGTTCGGGATGGAAACACGAACCGAGTTGATTCTGCTTCAACGCACCATGGTTGTCGTCGAAGGCGTCGCGCGCTCACTCGATCCTCATATGAACATCTGGGAAGTTGCGCGCCCCGTAGTCGAAGACTACATCAAACAATCCATCGGCCCCCGGGCGGCCCTGCGGGATTTGGGAAAAACCGCGATGGTTCTGGCCCGCTTCGGCCCGCGTCTGCCGGCCCTGGTCGAAAACGCACTGATCGCGCAAACCCAGAAAGACGAACCGCAGACGCCCACCCTGTGGTCCATTGTTTTGCCTGCCACGATCGGAGCCGCGGCAGGTGCAGCGCTGGTATTGCTGATCAGCGCGCTCAACTAAAACCAACCCGCCTGCTTCATCTGGCCAAAAATATCCTCGGGGGGAATCGCGCCTTGCGCGATGGGGGGCAGACAGCCCCCCGGGCCACTTGCGGATCAAAGCCGTTCGATGGCGATGGCAATCCCCTGACCGCCCCCGATGCACATCGTGACCAGCCCTTTGGACCCTCCGGTACGTTCCAACTCATACAGCGCTTTTAGCGTGATGATCGCACCCGTGGCACCCACCGGATGACCCAACGCAATCGCACCGCCGTTGGGGTTCACCTTGTTCGCGTCCAATCCAAGTTCCTGATTCACGGCCAGAGCCTGCGCGGCGAAGGCTTCATTGCTTTCAATCACGTCGAAGTCTTCTGCTGACAAGCCCGTCTTCTTCAACAGGTTTTGCACTGCCGGAACAGGGCCAATGCCCATGACTTCCGGCCGCACTCCTGCATGCGCATACCCAATGACACGCGCCTTCGGTTTCAACCCAGCCTTTTCGGCCGCATCCGCTGTCGCCAGCACCATCGCCGCCGCACCGTCATTGATGCCAGAGGCATTGCCGGCCGTCACACGCCCATCCTTTTTGAACACCGGGCGCAGCCCCGCCAGCGCTTCAGCGGTCGTCGCCTTTGGATGCTCGTCGACTTTAAAGTCGACAATGTCCCGTTTGACCTTGACCTGTATCGGTGTGATCTGACTTTCGAAGTATCCAGCCTCGATCGCCGCAGCCGCTCGTGTCTGGCTGGCCATGGCGAACGCATCCATCTGTTCGCGGCTGATCTGATGCTCATCCGCCACGTTTTCGGCCGTCACCCCCATATGTCCGGTGCCAAAGGGGCAGTTCAGCGCGCCCAGCATCATGTCCAGCGAGGTAACGTCGCCCATCTTCGCGCCCCAGCGCGCCTGCGGAACGATATAGGGGCTTCGTGACATGCTCTCTGCTCCGCCCGCTACCGCGAAGTCAGCATCGCCCAGCATCAGTGACTGCACGGCTGACACAATCGCCTGCGCGCCGGATCCGCACAGGCGGTTCACGTTCATGGCCGGTGTGCCGTTGGGAATGCCCGCCTGCATCGAGGCGACGCGCGACAGATACATGTCACGCGGTTCCGTATTGATCACGTGACCGAACACCACATGCCCGATTTGCGCCCCCTCAACCCCCGAGCGCTCAAGCGCCGCTTCGGTCGCGACAGTGGCCAGATCTATCGGCGCGGTTGAAGCCAGCGCACCACCAAAGGTGCCAATTGCGGTGCGGGCACCGTCGAGAATAACGATATCGCTCATGAGCTACTCCTCCTGAATTTCGCTGCATTATGCATGCGCAGAATGGTACTGTCGCCCCAGACGTCCCGTCACGGCGACAATTGACATTGCATTGCGCAGCACGCATGGATTCCGTCATGACGGAAGACACAGACGATATCCTGAACCTCCTGCCCGCCCGCTTGAAAGAGGCGCGACGGGCCAAGGGCCTTTCCCTGGAAGCGGTCGCCAATCTCAGCGGCGTGTCCCGGTCTATGGTCAGTCAGATCGAACGCGGAGAAAGCAGCCCTACGATCTCGACCTTGTGGAACCTGACGCGAGCGTTGCAGGTGGATTTCGCCGGTCTCTTGGAGGGCACAAAGGCCACTGACCAGATCGAGGTGCTCAGAAACCCCGAAGTGCCCAGCATCGACAATATGGGGCAGAACTGCCGAATTCGCATCCTGTCACCGCCAGAAGAGGCCGGAGGTCATGAAGTCTATGATATCGAATTCGACGAGGACGGGGCCCTGAACAGCCAACCCCACGCCCGCGGTGCCCGTGAACAGCTCACCGTGCTGGAAGGCGCGGTCAAAGTTACTTCAGGCAATGCAGTGACCGAGTTGAACCAGGGGGACACGGCCCGATATGCCGCCGACATTGCGCATTCCATCTGTGCCATAGGACCGGCCCGGGTATTCCTGATCGTAAAGAACGCCTGACATCCGCATAATTCCGCCTTCACGGATATTTTTCCTTCATATTGAATTTCCCCTATTTGGGAATTTCATCCGCTATGTTAGATGTGCGACTCAGATGAACGGAGGTCGCAATGGCAGATGCATTCCTGTCCCATATCACGGACACACTCGCGCAGATCGAATCTGAGGGTCTTTACAAACGCGAACGAATGATCACCTCGCCTCAGGGCGGTGAGATTACTGTCGGCGGCAAGCGGGTGATCAACCTCTGTGCCAACAACTATCTGGGTCTGGCGGATCATCCCGCGCTGATCGAGGCCGCGACACAAGCGATGGGCCCCAAGGGATTCGGCATGGCGTCGGTTCGGTTCATCTGTGGTACGCAAGACATTCACCGCGAACTGGAACAACGTCTTGCCAATTTCCTGAACAAGGACGACTCCATCCTTTTTGCCGCCTGTTTCGACGCCAATGGCGGGTTGTTTGAACCCCTTCTGGGACCGGAAGACGCCATCATTTCGGACAGCCTGAACCACGCCTCGATCATCGACGGTGTGCGGCTGTGCAAGGCCAAACGCTATCGCTATCTGAACAACGACATGAATGACCTCGAAGCCTGGCTGAAACAGGCGCGTGAGGACGGGGCGCGGCATATCATGATCGCCACCGATGGCGTGTTCTCGATGGACGGCTATCTGGCCAACCTGCCGAAAATCCGGGAACTGGCCGATAAATACGATGCGATTGTCATGGTGGACGATTGCCATGCGACCGGTTTCATGGGGCCGAACGGGGCCGGCACACCGGATCATTTCGGCGTCGATGTGGATATTCTGACGGGAACCTTGGGCAAGGCGCTGGGGGGGGCAATCGGCGGCTATATCGCCGGGCCGCAGCCAGTGATCGACCTGCTGCGGCAGCGGGCGCGGCCCTATCTGTTCTCAAACTCGCTGCCGCCCTCCATCGTCGCTGCCGGATTGGAGGCGATCCGTCTGGTCGAAGAAGGCGACATGCTGCGCGCGCAACTGTTCGGCAACGCCAAGTACTGGCGCGCTGGCTTGGAAAAGCTTGGTTTTGACCTGCTGCCCGGGGAACACCCGATCATCCCGGTGATGCTGGGTGAGGCGACGCTGGCTCAAGACATGGCCTCACGGCTGTTCGACGAAGGCGTCTATGTTTCGGGTTTCTTCTTCCCGGTCGTCCCACGCGGGCAAGCGCGGATCAGAACGCAGATGAATGCGGCTCTGACCAAGGATGAACTGGACCGCGCCCTGTCCGCATTTGGCAAGGTCGGCAAAGAACTGGGGGTCATCGAATGATCCTTCCATCGGTCATTGATGTGATCGACGACACCCCCATGGTTGAACTGTCGCGCGTGTGTGCCCAGCAAAAGCTGAACGGGCGTATCATCGCCAAGCTTGACTACTTGCTGCCGGGATTTTCGAAAAAGGACCGTGCGGCAAAATCCATCATCCAAACGGCGCGCGCAGACGGTACTTTGTCACCGGGGCAAACGGTGGTCGAGCTGACCTCGGGCAATATGGGCACCGGGCTGGCCATTGTTTGCGGTATTCTGGGCCATCCTTTCGTGGCGGTCATGAGCGCCGGAAACTCGGTCGAACGCGCACGTATGATGCGGGCCCTGGGGGCCGAAGTTGTCATCGTGCCCCAGGCCCCGGGCAGCAAACCCGGCGAAGTCTCGGGCGCCGATCTTGAACTGGTCGATGTCGAGGCAAAACGCATCACAGCTGAACGTGACGCATTTCGTGCGGATCAATTTGGTCATTCGGGAAATCCCAAGGCCCACGAAACCGGGACCGGACCAGAGATATGGGCGCAATCCGAAGGCACCGTCACGGCATTCTGCGACTTTGCAGG contains:
- the ubiE gene encoding bifunctional demethylmenaquinone methyltransferase/2-methoxy-6-polyprenyl-1,4-benzoquinol methylase UbiE, which encodes MSDNSDKTTHFGFETVPEAEKAGRVQGVFNSVASKYDVMNDVMSMGIHRVWKDAMMDWLAPRPGQRLLDVAGGTGDISFRFLKRAGHGHATVLDLTEPMLIEGRQRAEADQMSDSLNWVVGDAMALPFEDNTFDVYTISFGIRNVTRPQEALNEAYRVLKPGGRLMVLEFSQLPNDGLQKLYDLYSFNVIPRMGKLIANDYDSYQYLVESIRNFPDQETFLNMVRTAGFENAKYRNLSMGIAALHSGWKI
- a CDS encoding acetyl-CoA C-acyltransferase family protein — protein: MSDIVILDGARTAIGTFGGALASTAPIDLATVATEAALERSGVEGAQIGHVVFGHVINTEPRDMYLSRVASMQAGIPNGTPAMNVNRLCGSGAQAIVSAVQSLMLGDADFAVAGGAESMSRSPYIVPQARWGAKMGDVTSLDMMLGALNCPFGTGHMGVTAENVADEHQISREQMDAFAMASQTRAAAAIEAGYFESQITPIQVKVKRDIVDFKVDEHPKATTAEALAGLRPVFKKDGRVTAGNASGINDGAAAMVLATADAAEKAGLKPKARVIGYAHAGVRPEVMGIGPVPAVQNLLKKTGLSAEDFDVIESNEAFAAQALAVNQELGLDANKVNPNGGAIALGHPVGATGAIITLKALYELERTGGSKGLVTMCIGGGQGIAIAIERL
- the dnaA gene encoding chromosomal replication initiator protein DnaA, with product MTQEKWGLLRNKLLKAIGRNNYTTWIEPLEFKELQDGVAVFSVPTNFMGNYVSQNFADLILYELNTAGETVRRLDFRVAANSPMRPKPAANAANAAPEAQPAPVTAPNQDTAQDALESLQAAPLDSRFTFDSFVVGKPNELAHAAARRVSEGGPVTFNPLVLYGGVGLGKTHLMHAIAWELKTKHPELNVLYLSAEQFMYRFVQALRERRMMDFKHLFRSVDVLMVDDVQFIAGKDSTQEEFFHTFNALVDQNKQIIISADRAPGEIKDLEDRVKSRLQCGLVVDLHPTDYELRLGILQNKVQQYSSSYPDLAIADGVLEFLAHRISTNVRVLEGALTRLFAFASLVGREIDMELTQDCLADVLRASERKITVEEIQRKVSEYYNIRLSDIIGPKRLRSYARPRQVAMYLCKQLTSRSLPEIGRRFGGRDHTTVMHGVKRIEELKLTDGQIAEDVEMLRRSLEA
- a CDS encoding PLP-dependent cysteine synthase family protein, which gives rise to MILPSVIDVIDDTPMVELSRVCAQQKLNGRIIAKLDYLLPGFSKKDRAAKSIIQTARADGTLSPGQTVVELTSGNMGTGLAIVCGILGHPFVAVMSAGNSVERARMMRALGAEVVIVPQAPGSKPGEVSGADLELVDVEAKRITAERDAFRADQFGHSGNPKAHETGTGPEIWAQSEGTVTAFCDFAGSGGTLAGAAEYLNRHGVRCYAIEPEGARALAGEPVSNLDHPIQGGGYAMGDLVHLKATQLAGHLAVSGKAARDCARLLARTEGIFAGYSAGANLAAAIELLRGPEEGGCVAIVTCDSGLKYLSTDLWE
- a CDS encoding enoyl-CoA hydratase codes for the protein MAFETIIVEIEDHVALIKLNRPDALNALNTQLLGELCTALEDADSNDKVRCIVITGSDKAFAAGADIKEMSEMSFVDVYNINLFADANDRVTAIRKPIIAAVAGYALGGGCELAMLCDFIIAADTAKFGQPEINLGVIAGLGGSQRLTRFVGKSKSMDMNLTGRFMDADEAERAGLVSRVVPAKKLIEEAVSAAQKIAEKSQLTAMAAKEAVNRSYELPLSEGMLFERRVFHSMFATEDQKEGMAAFLEKRTAQFRDK
- a CDS encoding helix-turn-helix domain-containing protein, whose protein sequence is MTEDTDDILNLLPARLKEARRAKGLSLEAVANLSGVSRSMVSQIERGESSPTISTLWNLTRALQVDFAGLLEGTKATDQIEVLRNPEVPSIDNMGQNCRIRILSPPEEAGGHEVYDIEFDEDGALNSQPHARGAREQLTVLEGAVKVTSGNAVTELNQGDTARYAADIAHSICAIGPARVFLIVKNA
- the mutM gene encoding bifunctional DNA-formamidopyrimidine glycosylase/DNA-(apurinic or apyrimidinic site) lyase; the encoded protein is MPELPEVETVRRGLSPAMEGVVIERADVNRPDLRWPFPERMAERLTAQRVERLRRRSKYILADLSSGETLLIHLGMSGRMTVSGDPVGQFVHDHPAVQKHDHVVFHMANGARITFNDPRRFGAMDLLQTANAEDHKLLSVLGPEPLGNDFHDQHLIDAFKGKNTPVKSALLDQGIVAGLGNIYVCEALYRGRVSPRRKAGQISASRVAALVPIIRQVLQDAIEAGGSSLRDFRQADGELGYFQHKFDVYGREGEACRTEGCGAPIKRITQSGRSSFYCAQCQR
- a CDS encoding glycine C-acetyltransferase, whose product is MADAFLSHITDTLAQIESEGLYKRERMITSPQGGEITVGGKRVINLCANNYLGLADHPALIEAATQAMGPKGFGMASVRFICGTQDIHRELEQRLANFLNKDDSILFAACFDANGGLFEPLLGPEDAIISDSLNHASIIDGVRLCKAKRYRYLNNDMNDLEAWLKQAREDGARHIMIATDGVFSMDGYLANLPKIRELADKYDAIVMVDDCHATGFMGPNGAGTPDHFGVDVDILTGTLGKALGGAIGGYIAGPQPVIDLLRQRARPYLFSNSLPPSIVAAGLEAIRLVEEGDMLRAQLFGNAKYWRAGLEKLGFDLLPGEHPIIPVMLGEATLAQDMASRLFDEGVYVSGFFFPVVPRGQARIRTQMNAALTKDELDRALSAFGKVGKELGVIE
- the rpsT gene encoding 30S ribosomal protein S20, with the protein product MANSPQAKKRARQNEKRFAINKARRSRIRTYLRRVEEAIASGDKDAATAALRAAQPELMRGVTKGVFHKNTAARKMSRLSSRVKALG
- the ubiB gene encoding 2-polyprenylphenol 6-hydroxylase, whose product is MRGPHNIIRLIRTGATLERTGAMNVVLDAFEAPRAVRILAHTLGKPFQWLGYKGDPDMPPATRALTALGPAYIKFGQVLSTRPDVVGNELAEQLRVLQDKLPPFSKAEAMAEVEKELGQPISEMFSDFSEPIAAASIAQVHKAKLTSTGEDVAVKVLRPNIERAFRKDVDAFYFAARIVDLFAPGARRLRPMEVIEHFDGVVRGELDLRLESAAASEYAANTKDDAGFWLPPVVWSLSARRVMTLSWADGVALGDNDALDAAGHNRNDLAERVLRLFLLHALRDGFFHADMHQGNLKVAANGDIIAYDYGIMGHIDEYTRRVYAEILFGFIRRDYKRVAEVHFEAGYVPANQDVDEFARALRAVGEPIFGMDATHISMGRLLSYLFEVTERFGMETRTELILLQRTMVVVEGVARSLDPHMNIWEVARPVVEDYIKQSIGPRAALRDLGKTAMVLARFGPRLPALVENALIAQTQKDEPQTPTLWSIVLPATIGAAAGAALVLLISALN